From one Eucalyptus grandis isolate ANBG69807.140 chromosome 9, ASM1654582v1, whole genome shotgun sequence genomic stretch:
- the LOC104429561 gene encoding wall-associated receptor kinase-like 1 produces the protein MFQILLLLGSFLLHKQASLAAPLEHCTQKCGDVAISFPFGIGTGCFLDEWYEIDCQNDTVPILKKANLRVLDFLLPDIHEKRNGMIKVSLPIIYSSNVSCGSDGSSTPVSLKGSQFVFSASQNDFAAVGCNIHARMDDAEPTNISCGADNSTVRNATCSGSNGYCQIRITSVFQAFTVDFQPYNKTAGENECNYAFLADRSRFMPSVMDFNKLRASGHFPAVLEWGIANSSTAELEIYNYGSIFNVPYNCSSVSFDSAYPMAMPFLQCVCSPGFFGNPYIKDGCKDAVEISPTSPGIPNSSALRDLALYGHMTSSVSVIGKQVSTFYSFKFLMISSFIDSCQAEYFFSHFCPLSFGNAVALASVVGLGALLLCLFSRWLYKYIKKRKETKLKEKYFKRNGGLLLERELSTPEGNVERSKLFNSKDLGKATNNFDNSRILGQGGQGTVYKGMLTDGKIVAIKKSMAIDKRKIEQFINEVVILSQINHRNVVKLLGCCLETEVPLLVYEFIPNGTLYQYLHDPNAEAPISWDTRLRIATEIAGALFYLHSAASIPIYHRDIKSTNILLDEKYRAKVADFGTSKSVSLDQTHVTTLVQGTFGYLDPEYFRSSQFTDKSDVYSFGVVLVELLTGQKPISSQREEEGRSLAMYFIISVEENRLFDIVDAHVLKEGKMGEIASVANLAKRCLDLNGRNRPTMKEVAMELEGIRKTQYPPDIQQNQENCEATESHDAVFTSSNSSIEMSTFSGVQTLLPRET, from the exons ATGTTTCAGATTCTTCTGCTTCTAGGATCATTTTTGCTTCATAAACAAGCATCGCTAGCAGCTCCTCTGGAGCATTGCACACAAAAATGTGGTGACGTTGCCATTTCCTTTCCCTTCGGGATTGGAACTGGGTGTTTCCTCGATGAGTGGTACGAGATCGACTGCCAGAATGACACTGTCCCGATACTGAAGAAGGCCAACTTGAGGGTGCTCGACTTTTTGCTACCTGATATCCACGAGAAAAGGAACGGCATGATCAAGGTCAGTCTTCCAATAATCTACTCGTCAAATGTGAGCTGCGGCAGCGATGGAAGCTCCACACCTGTGAGCTTGAAAGGCAGCCAGTTTGTCTTCTCTGCTTCACAAAACGACTTTGCTGCCGTCGGTTGCAATATACATGCTCGGATGGATGACGCAGAGCCTACTAACATAAGTTGCGGAGCAGACAACAGCACTGTTAGGAACGCCACCTGTTCGGGCAGTAACGGATACTGTCAAATCAGGATTACCTCGGTTTTTCAGGCTTTCACCGTTGATTTCCAGCCATACAATAAAACAGCAGGAGAAAATGAATGCAATTATGCCTTCTTGGCAGATAGGTCGCGGTTCATGCCTTCGGTTATGGACTTCAATAAGTTGAGGGCGAGCGGGCATTTCCCAGCTGTCCTAGAATGGGGGATAGCAAATTCCTCAACAGCTGAGTTAGAGATTTACAATTATGGCTCCATCTTCAACGTACCCTACAACTGCAGTTCAGTCAGCTTCGATTCTGCATATCCCATGGCGATGCCCTTTTTGCAGTGTGTTTGCAGCCCGGGCTTCTTTGGTAACCCCTATATAAAAGATGGATGCAAAG ATGCAGTCGAAATAAGTCCGACCTCCCCCGGAATACCGAACTCCTCCGCCCTACGTGACCTTGCTTTATATGGACATATGACAAGTTCGGTTTCTGTCATAGGTAAGCAAGTTTCTACATTCT ATTCATTTAAATTCTTGATGATAAGTTCCTTTATAGATTCCTGTCAAGCGGAGTactttttttctcacttttgccCCTTGAGTTTTGGCAATGCAGTGGCCCTGGCTAGCGTGGTAGGCCTTGGGGCACTACTCTTGTGTCTTTTCTCACGGTGGTTGTACAAATacatcaagaagagaaaagaaaccaAGCTCAAAGAGAAGTACTTCAAACGCAACGGTGGTCTTTTGTTGGAAAGAGAGCTTTCGACACCAGAAGGCAATGTTGAGAGAAGCAAATTGTTCAACTCCAAGGATTTAGGGAAGGCCACTAATAATTTTGATAATAGTAGGATACTCGGGCAAGGTGGACAAGGTACTGTTTACAAAGGAATGTTAACAGATGGAAAAATAGTtgcaattaaaaaatcaatggcGATAGACAAGAGAAAAATCGAACAATTCATAAATGAAGTTGTCattctctcacaaattaaccACAGAAATGTGGTTAAGTTATTGGGGTGTTGCTTGGAAACAGAAGTTCCACTTTTGGTATATGAGTTTATACCAAACGGGACTCTATACCAATATTTACATGACCCAAATGCAGAAGCGCCTATATCGTGGGACACACGCCTACGAATTGCAACTGAAATCGCAGGAGCCTTATTCTACTTGCATTCAGCAGCCTCTATTCCCATTTATCATCGAGACATCAAGTCCACCAATATCCTCTTGGATGAGAAGTATCGAGCAAAAGTGGCAGATTTTGGTACTTCCAAGTCCGTTTCCCTCGATCAAACTCATGTAACCACATTAGTGCAGGGGACTTTCGGTTACTTAGATCCTGAGTATTTCCGATCAAGCCAATTTACAGACAAAAGCGATGTGTACAGCTTCGGAGTCGTCCTTGTTGAACTCTTAACAGGACAAAAGCCAATCTCGTcccaaagggaagaagaaggaagaagcctCGCAATGTATTTCATAATTTCGGTGGAAGAGAATCGCTTGTTTGACATTGTCGATGCTCATGTGTTGAAAGAAGGTAAGATGGGAGAGATTGCATCCGTTGCTAACCTTGCAAAGAGGTGCTTAGACTTGAACGGGAGGAACCGGCCTACAATGAAAGAAGTGGCAATGGAGTTGGAGGGGATAAGGAAGACCCAATATCCTCCGGACATACAGCAAAATCAAGAGAACTGTGAGGCAACTGAATCTCATGATGCTGTCTTTACATCTAGCAACTCAAGCATTGAAATGTCTACATTTTCGGGTGTGCAGACACTCTTACCTAGGGAGACCTAG